A stretch of the Gracilinanus agilis isolate LMUSP501 chromosome 4, AgileGrace, whole genome shotgun sequence genome encodes the following:
- the VAMP2 gene encoding vesicle-associated membrane protein 2 produces MSAPATAMPPAAPAGEGGPPAAPPNLTSNRRLQQTQAQVDEVVDIMRVNVDKVLERDQKLSELDDRADALQAGASQFETSAAKLKRKYWWKNLKMMIILGVICAIILILIIVYFST; encoded by the exons AT GTCTGCTCCTGCTACTGCCATGCCTCCTGCTGCCCCAGCAGGAGAAGGGGGCCCTCCTGCCGCCCCCCCAAACCTCACTAGCAACAGGAGGCTGCAGCAAACCCAGGCCCAGGTGGATGAG GTGGTGGATATCATGCGGGTGAATGTGGACAAGGTCCTAGAGCGGGACCAGAAGTTATCAGAACTAGATGACCGTGCAGATGCCCTCCAGGCTGGGGCTTCCCAGTTTGAGACAAGTGCTGCTAAGCTCAAGCGTAAATACTGGTGGAAAAACCTCAAA ATGATGATCATCCTTGGAGTGATATGCgccatcatcctcatcctcatcattG TTTATTTCAGCACCTAA